A region from the Brassica napus cultivar Da-Ae chromosome C8, Da-Ae, whole genome shotgun sequence genome encodes:
- the LOC125591844 gene encoding uncharacterized protein LOC125591844 — translation MQAHLDRVEFEMEGNQCQARAVGTYDQPNIHGSRLGIMAPAVENNNFEIKSSLINMIENNKYHGLDLEDPLDHLDQFDKYCGLSKTNGVSEDAFKLRLFSFSLGDKSHTWEKNLTSDSITTWNECKKAFINKFFSTSRTAKFRNEISGFQQKNLEGFSEAWESFRSYWSQCPHHGFTKESLLSTFYRGVLPQFRSQLDTASNGSNRDSGGDDQNTRKELKVLQDKLDKLLSDRATQEKVNSVGKQKQEGIAVVNEVDGLEGQEELCFVNANGTWYKKEPNFQYHNNYQQKPFYNNQQGSYQSAQGQAGSSTSAPQESSTEAMLKQILESQTRTLENQFASMTSTSKRPMGSLPGKSEQHPKEYCNAILSTTSEMELSDHRKEVNELERLMYGIKVVAKAEALIVEKLPFPQRLLTKAQKKVISKFRKDMGDVGVKLPQITNMHDAHVQMMLIKDILAHREEVGELLDISTMQLDPPVTPKSLPKLETQ, via the exons atgcAAGCTCATTTGGACAGAGTTGAGTTTGAGATGGAGGGGAATCAGTGCCAAGCTAGAGCTGTTGGCACCTATGATCAGCCCAATATCCATGGGAGTAGACTTGGTATCATGGCACCAgctgtggagaacaacaactttgagatcaaatccaGCTTGATCAACATgatagagaacaacaagtatcatggtcttGATTTGGAGGATCCACTTGATCACCTGGATCAATTTGACAAGTACTGTGGcttgtcaaaaacaaatggaGTCTCTGAAGATGCCTTCAAGCTGAGATTGTTTTcattctctttgggagacaaatCTCACACATGGGAGAAGAACCTTACAagtgactctatcaccacttggaaTGAATGCAAGAAAGCCTTCAtcaacaagttcttctctacttcaaggacTGCCAAGTTTAGAAATGAGATCTCTGGGTTTCAACAGAAGAATCTTGAAGGTTTTAGTGAAGCATGGGAAAGTTTCAGAAGCTACTGGTCTCAATGCCCACATCATGGTTTCACCAAGGAGAGTCTGCTCAGTACCTTCTATAGAGGAGTTTTACCTCAGTTCAGAAGCCAGTTGGATActgctagcaatgg AAGCAACAGAGACAGTGGAGGTGATGATCAGAACACAAGGAAAGAGTTGAAGGTTCTACAAGACAAGTTGGATAAGCTTCTCTCAGATAGAGCTACACAAGAGAAGGTGAACTCTGTTGGTAAGCAGAAACAAGAGGGGATTGCTGTGGTTAATGAAGTTGATGGTCTAGAAGGTCAAGAAGAGTTGTGCTTTGTGAATGCTAATGGGACATGGTACAAGAAGGAGCCTAACTTTCAGTACCACAACAACTACCAGCAAAAGcccttctacaacaaccaacaaGGTAGTTACCAGTCTGCACAAGGCCAAGCCGGATCTTCTACTTCTGCTCCACAAGAAAGTAGCACTGAGGCAATGTTGAAACAGATTTTGGAGTCCcaaactagaa ctttggagaaccagtttgcctCTATGACTTCAACCTCCAAGCGCCCAATGGGATCTCTACCAGGGAAATCAGAGCAACATCCTAAAGAGTATTGCAATGCTATCCTCTCTACTACTTCTGAGATGGAGTTGAGTGATCATAGGAAAGAAGTAAATGAGCTTGAAAGACTCATGTATGGAATAAAAGTTGTTGCCAAGGCTGAAGCACTGATTGTGGAGAAG CTCCCATTTCCACAAAGGCTTCTCACAAAGGCTCAAAAGAAGGTGATCTCCAAGTTTAGAAAAGACATGGGTGATGTAGGAGTTAAGCTTCCACAGATAACAAATATGCATGATGCTCATGTCCAAATGATGCTCATCAAGGACATTCTGGCTCACAGAGAAGAAGTAGGAGAGCTCCTAGACATCTCTACTATGCAGCTTGATCCACCAGTCACACCAAAGTCCCTTCCCAAACTAGAAACCCAATGA
- the LOC106362036 gene encoding uncharacterized protein LOC106362036 isoform X2 encodes MGVDMLLLDSEATMMPATINVNRLATHQTSLKAGSVYSLTGFDVARCNPNYRLSDSSLLIRFSDTTSFVEVTKPAVPIPLESFRFRNHSEMLGLSNTNNQLSDLIGEITAVKSTVTDPLQDKNRVMATIKIGTLVTMSLFDTHAVAIYNRLEKMGSDPRVVVATSINPKMLGGRLFLNATSGTHIYFDKETAAGESFFNRLFGEATGVTPAAPLLRGYAKVDALTIAELNNFVITAPSHAGEGVNPEETEAPQFVRNMEGKTYKFQVRVSSYNFTANHQTFTISRILSEGGHFPYPEFVDNGGDDDNGDDNPLSNSVPVKLGAGGTSKVDGAAGKLKKARKA; translated from the exons GCTACCATGATGCCGGCTACGATAAATGTCAACCGGCTAGCGACGCACCAGACTTCTCTGAAAGCGGGTTCGGTTTATTCACTAACCGGGTTTGATGTTGCTCGGTGTAACCCAAATTATCGACTATCGGATTCTTCCTTGCTAATCCGTTTTAGCGACACAACCTCTTTCGTTGAGGTTACCAAACCAGCTGTTCCGATACCTCTTGAATCATTCCGCTTCCGTAACCACAGTGAGATGCTTGGTCTCTCTAACACTAACAATCAGCTCTCAG ACCTCATTGGTGAGATTACTGCTGTGAAGAGCACTGTCACTGACCCTCTTCAGGACAAGAACCGTGTTATGGCAACCATTAAAAT TGGCACGTTAGTGACTATGAGCCTCTTCGACACTCACGCAGTTGCAATTTATAACCGGTTAGAAAAGATGGGGAGTGATCCAAGAGTTGTGGTTGCAACCAGCATCAACCCAAAGATGCTGGGAG GTCGCCTATTTTTGAATGCCACTTCCGGCACACATATTTACTTCGACAAAGAGACAGCAGCGGGGGAGAGTTTCTTCAATAG GCTGTTTGGAGAAGCAACTGGAGTTACGCCAGCAGCTCCACTGCTAAGGGGCTATGCAAAAGTGGATGCCCTGACCATAGCTGAGCTCAATAATTTTGTCATAACAGCCCCCTCACAT GCTGGTGAAGGTGTCAACCCGGAGGAAACTGAGGCCCCTCAATTTGTTAGAAACATGGAGGGAAAGACCTACAAGTTCCAAGTGAGGGTGAGCTCTTACAATTTCACAGCGAATCATCAGACCTTTACCATCTCCCGCATTCTCAGCGAGGGTGGCCATTTCCCATATCCTGAATTCGTTGACAAC GGAGGAGACGATGACAATGGAGATGACAACCCATTGAGCAACTCAGTGCCTGTTAAGCTGGGAGCCGGTGGTACTAGCAAGGTTGATGGAGCTGCTGGGAAGTTGAAGAAAGCACGCAAAGCTTAA
- the LOC106362036 gene encoding uncharacterized protein LOC106362036 isoform X1, with amino-acid sequence MGVDMLLLDSEATMMPATINVNRLATHQTSLKAGSVYSLTGFDVARCNPNYRLSDSSLLIRFSDTTSFVEVTKPAVPIPLESFRFRNHSEMLGLSNTNNQLSDLIGEITAVKSTVTDPLQDKNRVMATIKMYNGTLVTMSLFDTHAVAIYNRLEKMGSDPRVVVATSINPKMLGGRLFLNATSGTHIYFDKETAAGESFFNRLFGEATGVTPAAPLLRGYAKVDALTIAELNNFVITAPSHAGEGVNPEETEAPQFVRNMEGKTYKFQVRVSSYNFTANHQTFTISRILSEGGHFPYPEFVDNGGDDDNGDDNPLSNSVPVKLGAGGTSKVDGAAGKLKKARKA; translated from the exons GCTACCATGATGCCGGCTACGATAAATGTCAACCGGCTAGCGACGCACCAGACTTCTCTGAAAGCGGGTTCGGTTTATTCACTAACCGGGTTTGATGTTGCTCGGTGTAACCCAAATTATCGACTATCGGATTCTTCCTTGCTAATCCGTTTTAGCGACACAACCTCTTTCGTTGAGGTTACCAAACCAGCTGTTCCGATACCTCTTGAATCATTCCGCTTCCGTAACCACAGTGAGATGCTTGGTCTCTCTAACACTAACAATCAGCTCTCAG ACCTCATTGGTGAGATTACTGCTGTGAAGAGCACTGTCACTGACCCTCTTCAGGACAAGAACCGTGTTATGGCAACCATTAAAATGTACAA TGGCACGTTAGTGACTATGAGCCTCTTCGACACTCACGCAGTTGCAATTTATAACCGGTTAGAAAAGATGGGGAGTGATCCAAGAGTTGTGGTTGCAACCAGCATCAACCCAAAGATGCTGGGAG GTCGCCTATTTTTGAATGCCACTTCCGGCACACATATTTACTTCGACAAAGAGACAGCAGCGGGGGAGAGTTTCTTCAATAG GCTGTTTGGAGAAGCAACTGGAGTTACGCCAGCAGCTCCACTGCTAAGGGGCTATGCAAAAGTGGATGCCCTGACCATAGCTGAGCTCAATAATTTTGTCATAACAGCCCCCTCACAT GCTGGTGAAGGTGTCAACCCGGAGGAAACTGAGGCCCCTCAATTTGTTAGAAACATGGAGGGAAAGACCTACAAGTTCCAAGTGAGGGTGAGCTCTTACAATTTCACAGCGAATCATCAGACCTTTACCATCTCCCGCATTCTCAGCGAGGGTGGCCATTTCCCATATCCTGAATTCGTTGACAAC GGAGGAGACGATGACAATGGAGATGACAACCCATTGAGCAACTCAGTGCCTGTTAAGCTGGGAGCCGGTGGTACTAGCAAGGTTGATGGAGCTGCTGGGAAGTTGAAGAAAGCACGCAAAGCTTAA
- the LOC106362036 gene encoding uncharacterized protein LOC106362036 isoform X4, whose amino-acid sequence MGVDMLLLDSEATMMPATINVNRLATHQTSLKAGSVYSLTGFDVARCNPNYRLSDSSLLIRFSDTTSFVEVTKPAVPIPLESFRFRNHSEMLGLSNTNNQLSDLIGEITAVKSTVTDPLQDKNRVMATIKMYNGTLVTMSLFDTHAVAIYNRLEKMGSDPRVVVATSINPKMLGGRLFLNATSGTHIYFDKETAAGESFFNRLFGEATGVTPAAPLLRGYAKVDALTIAELNNFVITAPSHELRMVLVKPRRREGSVSERLCNVWLDDARDELVIVYETVKKLCIGSHVSK is encoded by the exons GCTACCATGATGCCGGCTACGATAAATGTCAACCGGCTAGCGACGCACCAGACTTCTCTGAAAGCGGGTTCGGTTTATTCACTAACCGGGTTTGATGTTGCTCGGTGTAACCCAAATTATCGACTATCGGATTCTTCCTTGCTAATCCGTTTTAGCGACACAACCTCTTTCGTTGAGGTTACCAAACCAGCTGTTCCGATACCTCTTGAATCATTCCGCTTCCGTAACCACAGTGAGATGCTTGGTCTCTCTAACACTAACAATCAGCTCTCAG ACCTCATTGGTGAGATTACTGCTGTGAAGAGCACTGTCACTGACCCTCTTCAGGACAAGAACCGTGTTATGGCAACCATTAAAATGTACAA TGGCACGTTAGTGACTATGAGCCTCTTCGACACTCACGCAGTTGCAATTTATAACCGGTTAGAAAAGATGGGGAGTGATCCAAGAGTTGTGGTTGCAACCAGCATCAACCCAAAGATGCTGGGAG GTCGCCTATTTTTGAATGCCACTTCCGGCACACATATTTACTTCGACAAAGAGACAGCAGCGGGGGAGAGTTTCTTCAATAG GCTGTTTGGAGAAGCAACTGGAGTTACGCCAGCAGCTCCACTGCTAAGGGGCTATGCAAAAGTGGATGCCCTGACCATAGCTGAGCTCAATAATTTTGTCATAACAGCCCCCTCACAT gaactaaggatggttctggtcaagccaaggagacgtgaaggctcggtcagtgagaggctgtgtaacgtgtggttagatgatgctagggatgaactagtgattgtctatgaaactgttaagaagttgtgtatcggatctcatgtttctaagtaa
- the LOC106362036 gene encoding uncharacterized protein LOC106362036 isoform X3, whose protein sequence is MGVDMLLLDSEATMMPATINVNRLATHQTSLKAGSVYSLTGFDVARCNPNYRLSDSSLLIRFSDTTSFVEVTKPAVPIPLESFRFRNHSEMLGLSNTNNQLSDLIGEITAVKSTVTDPLQDKNRVMATIKMYNGTLVTMSLFDTHAVAIYNRLEKMGSDPRVVVATSINPKMLGGRLFLNATSGTHIYFDKETAAGESFFNRLFGEATGVTPAAPLLRGYAKVDALTIAELNNFVITAPSHDIDFICNGRGLKSRWIRDGAMFRAQTVPRNFNAPPHRSHVCLLITLTQLVSSNTYRVEMSIADETGEGLFVCFDGVMTKLHNMRASEGGQLLV, encoded by the exons GCTACCATGATGCCGGCTACGATAAATGTCAACCGGCTAGCGACGCACCAGACTTCTCTGAAAGCGGGTTCGGTTTATTCACTAACCGGGTTTGATGTTGCTCGGTGTAACCCAAATTATCGACTATCGGATTCTTCCTTGCTAATCCGTTTTAGCGACACAACCTCTTTCGTTGAGGTTACCAAACCAGCTGTTCCGATACCTCTTGAATCATTCCGCTTCCGTAACCACAGTGAGATGCTTGGTCTCTCTAACACTAACAATCAGCTCTCAG ACCTCATTGGTGAGATTACTGCTGTGAAGAGCACTGTCACTGACCCTCTTCAGGACAAGAACCGTGTTATGGCAACCATTAAAATGTACAA TGGCACGTTAGTGACTATGAGCCTCTTCGACACTCACGCAGTTGCAATTTATAACCGGTTAGAAAAGATGGGGAGTGATCCAAGAGTTGTGGTTGCAACCAGCATCAACCCAAAGATGCTGGGAG GTCGCCTATTTTTGAATGCCACTTCCGGCACACATATTTACTTCGACAAAGAGACAGCAGCGGGGGAGAGTTTCTTCAATAG GCTGTTTGGAGAAGCAACTGGAGTTACGCCAGCAGCTCCACTGCTAAGGGGCTATGCAAAAGTGGATGCCCTGACCATAGCTGAGCTCAATAATTTTGTCATAACAGCCCCCTCACAT GACATTGATTTTATCTGTAACGGGAGAGGACTGAAATCAAGATGGATAAGGGATGGTGCTATGTTTCGTGCTCAAACTGTGCCAAGAAACTTCAACGCACCGCCTCATCGTTCACATGTGTGCCTTTTAATAACACTAACGCAGTTGGTGTCCTCCAATAC ATACCGTGTGGAGATGTCCATTGCAGACGAAACTGGTGAAGGATTGTTTGTTTGCTTCGATGGGGTTATGACGAAACTCCATAACATGAGGGCATCGGAAGGTGGTCAACTCTTGGTGTAA